From a region of the Lentilactobacillus curieae genome:
- a CDS encoding cation diffusion facilitator family transporter, with protein MAEHSHNHEELSRGRFFSVTLLNVLITVAEFIGGVFSGSLSLISDAFHNLGDSLSIVISYVASRISLKNQDENNTYGYKRAQIITAFLNSIALVIICLVLIVEAVRRFSHPEPIDGPVMLTVAIIGLVANAASALMLNAGAKNNLNMRATYLHIMSDALSSVAIIIGGVLIELFHWNWVDPLVTILVAGYIAYETWPIIRQTNRILMEGAPKIDYEGIKTDLLEIDGVYNVHHVHAWLIDEHNIVFSAHVNLHDMKISEAQPIYREIDHVLKTKYGVCHTTIQAEADRGKDEDIIYDQGEDI; from the coding sequence ATGGCTGAACATAGTCACAATCACGAAGAACTATCTAGGGGGAGATTTTTTTCGGTTACTTTGCTTAATGTGTTAATCACGGTAGCCGAATTTATTGGTGGAGTTTTCTCCGGAAGTTTGTCGTTGATATCAGATGCGTTTCATAACCTAGGCGATAGTCTGTCCATTGTAATTAGTTATGTTGCCAGCAGAATTAGCCTGAAAAACCAGGATGAAAATAATACTTATGGTTACAAACGGGCGCAGATCATTACTGCATTTTTAAATTCGATTGCACTGGTAATTATCTGTCTGGTTTTGATTGTCGAGGCGGTTAGAAGATTTTCACATCCAGAGCCAATTGATGGGCCAGTGATGTTGACCGTTGCAATTATTGGTTTAGTTGCCAATGCAGCATCGGCGTTGATGCTGAATGCGGGAGCTAAGAATAATTTGAATATGCGGGCAACGTACCTACATATTATGAGCGATGCCCTTTCTTCGGTTGCCATCATTATTGGTGGGGTACTGATTGAACTTTTCCACTGGAACTGGGTTGATCCGTTAGTTACGATTTTAGTAGCTGGGTACATCGCATACGAAACCTGGCCAATTATTCGTCAGACCAACCGAATTTTGATGGAAGGGGCACCAAAGATTGATTATGAGGGGATTAAAACAGATCTACTCGAAATCGATGGTGTCTACAATGTTCATCACGTTCATGCGTGGTTGATTGATGAGCACAACATTGTTTTCTCTGCTCACGTTAATCTACACGATATGAAGATTAGCGAGGCTCAGCCAATATACCGGGAGATTGACCACGTCTTGAAGACCAAATATGGTGTTTGTCACACTACAATTCAAGCAGAAGCTGATCGTGGTAAAGATGAAGATATCATTTATGATCAGGGTGAAGACATTTAG
- a CDS encoding phosphatase PAP2 family protein, whose product MYDSNYMFIEPDRNRFAKLIVSFLLTTFLAVSVSFNFDYLQFLDSLITSAIQGKAVSQFAEKFYTMISFLASPKLDIFWILVIAFFLWGFKYKIPALFAIFTLGVGDIIGFIIKNVVKRDRPPLHMAADDGYSFPSGHVLGIFIVLAIIWIFVVPIISRASVRVIIRCLIVIALILVMFSRVYLNAHFPTDTIGAGFVAYTWLQLAEILYAGYAPRLKQISFISNSKI is encoded by the coding sequence ATGTATGATTCAAATTACATGTTTATCGAGCCGGATCGCAATCGGTTTGCTAAATTAATTGTCAGTTTTTTGCTCACAACTTTCCTGGCGGTTTCTGTATCATTCAACTTTGATTACCTGCAATTTCTAGATTCGCTAATTACCTCAGCGATTCAAGGAAAGGCAGTTAGTCAATTCGCCGAGAAGTTCTACACAATGATTTCTTTCTTAGCAAGTCCTAAGTTGGATATCTTCTGGATATTGGTGATTGCCTTCTTTCTTTGGGGATTTAAATATAAGATTCCAGCGTTATTTGCAATTTTTACCCTTGGAGTCGGCGATATCATCGGTTTCATCATTAAAAATGTAGTTAAGCGTGACCGACCACCATTGCATATGGCTGCAGACGATGGCTATAGTTTTCCAAGTGGTCATGTTTTGGGAATCTTCATTGTTTTAGCAATTATCTGGATTTTCGTGGTACCGATTATTAGTCGAGCATCGGTTCGGGTGATTATTAGATGCCTTATCGTAATTGCTTTGATTTTGGTAATGTTCTCACGGGTATATCTCAATGCACATTTCCCAACTGATACAATTGGGGCAGGCTTTGTTGCCTATACTTGGTTGCAATTAGCCGAAATCTTGTACGCCGGATATGCGCCAAGGCTTAAGCAAATTAGTTTTATTTCAAATTCAAAGATTTAA
- a CDS encoding GNAT family N-acetyltransferase: MITIREAQQDDAGQIAPLIDIIYDEMELSELDDVSEPGLEKVITKAYQTDAYLGDKATTVVAEADGQVVGVAFGYPSENEDAINQVLYDLSKRSAEFDQPLVSDSETNSDEWYLDSIAVDPNYQGMGIGSKLLNAVPNMAENDGKAVVGLNVDFENPNAKKLYARKGFKDVGVQTIGDHLYYHMQREVAVPNLSFA, from the coding sequence TTGATAACCATTAGAGAAGCACAGCAGGATGATGCTGGTCAGATAGCGCCGTTAATTGATATTATTTACGACGAGATGGAATTGAGTGAACTTGATGATGTGTCCGAACCCGGATTAGAGAAGGTCATCACGAAGGCTTATCAAACAGATGCATATCTGGGTGATAAAGCAACTACCGTGGTGGCCGAGGCCGATGGCCAAGTTGTTGGAGTAGCATTTGGTTACCCCAGCGAAAACGAAGACGCAATCAATCAAGTTCTGTATGACCTATCAAAACGCAGTGCTGAATTTGACCAACCACTAGTATCTGATTCCGAAACCAATTCGGATGAGTGGTACCTTGATTCAATTGCAGTTGACCCAAATTACCAGGGGATGGGAATTGGTTCAAAACTTTTGAATGCTGTACCTAACATGGCAGAAAATGACGGTAAGGCAGTGGTTGGGTTAAACGTTGATTTTGAAAATCCCAACGCTAAAAAGTTATATGCGAGAAAAGGGTTTAAGGATGTTGGTGTCCAAACGATTGGAGATCATCTTTACTACCACATGCAACGTGAAGTTGCGGTACCTAACCTCTCGTTCGCATAA
- a CDS encoding RluA family pseudouridine synthase yields MKIDFTYEQEEPIKLKRFLNQVGISHRMYRSLRDDGGEFYVQGKLVRDATINLGDQVTVMFPPEKSDPNVPFSDGPLTVMYEDKNWLVVNKPAGLTVVPGPANRDDTLVNRVKGYWQQNGEENLVPHIITRLDRFTSGVVLIAKHRLANSLANELMSAKRIDKQYLAVVSGTGLLEHGEIDKPLAKDPNGFGQIVSEDGKRALTEYWKINEGEAYTAVKVVLHTGRTHQIRVHFTSLGHPLLGDELYLGPLNLGIERQALHAERLSFNDPFTHEEFAFTAEIPADMKQYFD; encoded by the coding sequence ATGAAAATTGACTTTACATATGAACAAGAAGAACCAATCAAACTAAAGCGGTTTTTAAATCAAGTGGGAATTAGTCACAGGATGTACCGCTCGCTGAGAGATGATGGGGGAGAATTTTATGTACAGGGTAAGTTAGTACGAGATGCAACCATTAATCTTGGCGATCAGGTGACGGTGATGTTTCCACCGGAGAAAAGTGACCCCAATGTACCATTTAGTGATGGACCACTTACCGTTATGTATGAAGATAAAAATTGGCTAGTGGTTAATAAACCGGCGGGGTTGACTGTTGTACCGGGACCTGCAAATCGTGATGATACCTTAGTTAACCGAGTTAAAGGTTACTGGCAACAAAATGGTGAAGAAAATTTGGTACCACACATCATTACTCGTCTTGACCGATTTACGAGTGGTGTTGTGTTGATAGCAAAACATCGATTAGCTAATAGCCTTGCAAATGAACTTATGAGTGCTAAACGAATCGATAAGCAGTATTTAGCGGTGGTCTCTGGAACGGGCCTCCTTGAACATGGTGAAATTGATAAACCCTTAGCGAAGGACCCAAATGGATTTGGCCAAATAGTGTCTGAGGATGGTAAGCGGGCACTAACTGAGTATTGGAAAATAAATGAGGGTGAAGCTTACACGGCTGTGAAAGTAGTCCTCCATACAGGTAGAACACACCAAATTCGGGTGCACTTCACCTCTTTGGGGCACCCCCTGTTAGGCGATGAGCTATACTTAGGGCCTTTAAACCTAGGAATTGAGCGCCAGGCGCTGCATGCAGAAAGATTGTCATTCAATGATCCGTTTACTCATGAAGAGTTTGCGTTTACTGCAGAAATTCCAGCTGACATGAAGCAATATTTTGATTAG
- a CDS encoding MerR family transcriptional regulator codes for MELSISEFAHRYGVEMTAVETYATNGLIGHMTAESQSVVLDDNDRFWVNTIDSFLETGTPIQELKTVLNRCHP; via the coding sequence ATGGAATTATCAATTAGTGAATTTGCACACCGATACGGCGTTGAAATGACCGCCGTAGAAACATATGCGACCAATGGTTTGATTGGCCACATGACTGCCGAAAGCCAATCTGTCGTTTTAGACGATAATGATCGGTTTTGGGTAAACACCATTGATAGCTTTTTGGAAACTGGCACCCCCATTCAAGAATTAAAGACTGTCTTGAATCGTTGCCATCCATAG
- a CDS encoding DUF4097 family beta strand repeat-containing protein, with translation MKKTLIIGATMVIVGTFLFGMGYAKGGNKNIYWKDGGFRVDNSKVVTKRYADIDSIKIQSEDPITIQRGNVDQVQVKYRTSTELSHDSANKTLSIKDNVNQKYSVGFDFNHGVSEHDNRVLITIPNKQKLKEISGVTSESVNVDNLRVGKVSLSGGADFTLNKVTTDKPLKFNAGDNLTLRNVTAPMVRADLSDGDIYVDNGKFDKDISKVTTSDGDVDVHHSSFKELDVSSDDGDLTINHSRFAKKLTTKTLDGDTLITGIDKNKTDVHAETSDGNLSVFGNSKRNHRVDHAKATIDVSSEDGDVTVKE, from the coding sequence ATGAAAAAAACTTTAATTATTGGAGCCACTATGGTGATTGTCGGAACTTTCTTGTTTGGAATGGGATACGCCAAGGGTGGTAATAAAAACATCTATTGGAAAGATGGCGGGTTTCGGGTCGATAATTCAAAAGTTGTGACTAAGAGATATGCTGATATAGATTCGATTAAGATTCAGTCTGAAGACCCAATTACGATTCAGCGAGGTAACGTTGATCAGGTACAAGTCAAATACCGTACAAGTACTGAATTGAGCCACGATTCTGCCAACAAGACTTTATCAATTAAAGATAATGTCAATCAAAAATACTCGGTGGGCTTTGATTTTAATCACGGGGTTAGTGAGCATGACAATCGGGTGCTGATCACTATTCCTAATAAACAAAAGTTAAAAGAAATATCTGGGGTAACTTCTGAGTCAGTTAACGTAGATAATTTAAGGGTTGGCAAGGTATCACTTAGCGGTGGCGCTGATTTTACTTTGAATAAAGTCACGACTGATAAACCGCTTAAATTTAATGCAGGTGATAACTTAACTTTGAGAAATGTAACTGCACCAATGGTTCGTGCCGACCTATCTGATGGAGATATCTATGTGGACAACGGAAAATTTGATAAAGACATCAGCAAGGTGACTACGAGTGATGGGGATGTAGATGTCCACCACTCATCATTTAAAGAACTCGACGTATCTAGTGACGATGGTGATTTAACTATCAACCATTCGAGGTTTGCTAAAAAGTTGACCACGAAGACACTTGATGGTGATACACTGATCACTGGAATTGATAAGAACAAGACAGATGTGCATGCTGAAACAAGTGACGGTAATCTTTCCGTCTTTGGAAACTCAAAGCGAAATCATCGGGTAGATCATGCAAAAGCAACGATTGATGTTTCATCAGAAGATGGTGATGTAACGGTAAAAGAGTAG
- a CDS encoding amino acid permease, with protein sequence MSDNSNDQVKRGLKSRHVSMIALGGCIGTGLFVASGSAISTAGPGGALVAYGLMGMMVYFLMTSLGEMATNMPISGSFAAYSAKYVDPALGFAMGWNYWFNWAITVAVDVSTVALVMKFWLPNIPSWIWSALALALIFLINAMSVKTFGETEFWMSLIKVVTIIIFLVVGLLTIFGIMGGHFIGLRNFTVKDAPFVGGISPIISVFVVAGFSFQGTELVGITAGESQDPSHSVPKAINEVFWRIILFYILAIAVIAAILPYTSHSLLGSDASDIAISPFTLVFQRAGLAAAASVMNAVILTSVISSANSGMYASTRMLYSLSNSGYAPKVLGKTGSNGIPYNALLVTTFVSLLTFVSSIAGPQIYMWLVAASGLTGFIAWFGIAISHYRFRRAFVKQGHDLSELKYHAKWFPFGPVLCLILCLLVIIGQNPDAFASFDWKQILVTYMSVPLVVVLYVVYKIKNHTKVIPLDKVDVSPSHEEEDLSKLNDKN encoded by the coding sequence ATGAGTGATAATTCTAATGATCAGGTTAAACGGGGATTGAAGTCCCGCCATGTTTCAATGATTGCCTTAGGAGGGTGTATTGGAACGGGGTTGTTTGTTGCCAGTGGTTCTGCAATTAGTACCGCAGGGCCCGGTGGTGCTTTGGTTGCATATGGTCTGATGGGAATGATGGTTTACTTCTTGATGACTAGTCTGGGTGAAATGGCAACCAATATGCCGATTTCAGGATCATTTGCTGCTTACTCAGCTAAGTACGTTGACCCAGCCCTAGGATTTGCGATGGGATGGAATTATTGGTTTAATTGGGCAATAACTGTTGCTGTTGATGTAAGTACCGTTGCGTTGGTTATGAAGTTTTGGTTGCCAAATATTCCATCATGGATTTGGAGTGCGTTAGCGTTAGCCTTGATCTTCTTGATTAATGCAATGTCAGTTAAGACGTTCGGTGAAACTGAATTCTGGATGTCATTGATCAAGGTTGTAACCATTATCATCTTCTTGGTGGTTGGTTTGCTTACCATCTTTGGAATTATGGGAGGCCACTTCATTGGCCTACGTAATTTCACAGTTAAGGATGCACCGTTTGTTGGTGGAATCTCACCGATCATTTCCGTGTTCGTGGTTGCCGGGTTCTCGTTCCAAGGAACCGAGCTTGTCGGGATTACTGCTGGTGAGTCGCAAGACCCTTCACACAGTGTGCCAAAGGCAATTAATGAAGTTTTCTGGAGAATTATTTTATTCTATATCCTGGCCATTGCTGTAATCGCAGCAATCTTGCCATATACTAGTCATTCGTTGCTTGGATCTGACGCTTCTGATATTGCAATTAGTCCATTTACTTTGGTTTTCCAACGGGCTGGTCTTGCAGCAGCAGCCAGTGTGATGAACGCAGTTATTTTGACATCAGTTATCTCATCAGCTAATTCAGGGATGTACGCATCTACTAGAATGCTCTACTCACTTTCAAATAGTGGGTATGCACCAAAGGTATTAGGAAAGACGGGTTCAAACGGAATTCCATACAACGCTTTGTTGGTTACGACGTTTGTTTCATTGTTAACTTTCGTTTCAAGTATTGCTGGTCCACAAATTTACATGTGGTTAGTTGCTGCATCTGGTTTGACTGGATTTATTGCTTGGTTCGGAATCGCAATTTCTCATTACCGTTTCAGACGGGCATTCGTCAAGCAAGGCCATGATTTAAGTGAGTTGAAGTATCATGCTAAGTGGTTCCCATTTGGCCCTGTACTTTGTCTGATTTTGTGTTTGTTGGTTATCATCGGTCAAAACCCTGATGCCTTTGCATCCTTTGATTGGAAGCAAATCTTAGTTACTTATATGAGTGTTCCTTTGGTTGTTGTGCTTTATGTAGTTTATAAGATTAAGAATCATACTAAGGTTATTCCATTGGATAAGGTTGACGTCAGCCCTTCACACGAAGAGGAAGATTTATCAAAATTAAACGATAAGAATTAG
- a CDS encoding DUF1700 domain-containing protein, which yields MNKFIDELAEHLGQLSVEERQDAVEFYSEYLQDGNFTEYDDAVKELGTPKQLARKILADYSIKESDAAKDSNGRKKKPKSDAKTIWLIILALLSTPVTIPLAIGLVAAGFGVIIGILGIIFAFVMILGSLIILAGIAIFAGVTVLSAEVWTGIYYLGMGLAILGLFVVAVPIGKWLIDLLVHWTSVLSKWVYEKVVPKNRAEKRGNH from the coding sequence ATGAATAAATTCATTGATGAATTGGCGGAACATCTAGGTCAGTTGTCGGTTGAAGAACGTCAGGATGCAGTTGAATTTTACAGTGAGTATTTACAGGATGGAAACTTTACTGAGTATGATGATGCGGTAAAGGAGTTAGGAACTCCCAAACAATTAGCTAGAAAAATTTTAGCGGATTACTCAATCAAGGAAAGTGATGCGGCAAAAGATTCGAACGGTCGGAAGAAAAAACCAAAGTCTGATGCAAAAACAATTTGGTTAATTATCTTGGCGCTGCTCTCCACACCGGTTACTATCCCACTCGCAATCGGCTTAGTAGCTGCTGGATTTGGAGTTATTATTGGAATTTTGGGAATTATCTTTGCTTTTGTGATGATTTTAGGTAGTTTAATTATTCTTGCAGGAATAGCAATTTTTGCCGGAGTCACGGTTTTGTCGGCGGAAGTTTGGACCGGAATTTATTACTTAGGAATGGGATTAGCAATTTTAGGCTTGTTTGTAGTCGCAGTTCCAATTGGAAAGTGGTTAATTGACTTGCTAGTACATTGGACTTCAGTGCTTTCAAAGTGGGTCTATGAAAAAGTTGTTCCTAAAAACCGCGCAGAGAAACGGGGGAATCACTAA
- a CDS encoding threonine/serine exporter family protein has translation MQLAKFDEFEQRVIDTCVLAGTIMIESGSEMNRVNDTINRIAKNAGLPDVSAYVTLTGIIMSGSNGAGAKVGQIEKREFDMEKVAKVNELSREFAHDKIDIDEFHDQLVHIDDIVNKFPIWLQMIGAALVSGPLVVVFRNDPADFWITCVVGMLGWVIYYFLSIYIRIRFLSEFTAAVVIAAAAILSVKFNLGVKADDIIVGAMMPLVPGIPLTNAVRDALSGNLISGPARGIEALISACALGFGVAIGLHFF, from the coding sequence ATGCAATTGGCAAAATTTGATGAGTTTGAACAACGGGTAATTGATACCTGTGTCTTGGCGGGAACAATCATGATTGAAAGTGGTTCTGAAATGAACCGAGTCAATGACACAATAAATCGGATCGCTAAGAACGCGGGCCTTCCTGATGTTTCAGCATACGTAACTCTGACAGGAATTATTATGTCTGGAAGCAACGGTGCGGGTGCCAAAGTTGGCCAGATTGAAAAGCGGGAATTTGACATGGAAAAGGTTGCTAAAGTCAATGAGCTATCCCGGGAATTTGCTCACGATAAAATTGATATTGATGAGTTTCATGACCAGCTTGTTCATATTGATGATATTGTTAACAAATTTCCAATTTGGCTGCAAATGATTGGTGCAGCTTTGGTTTCTGGACCATTGGTGGTGGTTTTTAGAAATGATCCAGCAGATTTTTGGATTACTTGTGTTGTGGGGATGCTTGGCTGGGTAATTTATTACTTTCTAAGTATCTACATTCGAATCCGGTTTTTGAGTGAATTCACTGCGGCAGTGGTAATTGCTGCAGCAGCTATTTTGTCCGTAAAGTTCAACTTGGGTGTTAAGGCTGATGACATAATTGTTGGGGCAATGATGCCGTTAGTTCCCGGGATTCCACTAACCAATGCGGTTCGAGATGCATTATCTGGAAACTTAATCAGCGGTCCTGCACGAGGCATCGAGGCATTAATTAGTGCCTGTGCGCTTGGCTTCGGCGTGGCAATTGGTCTGCATTTTTTCTAA
- a CDS encoding threonine/serine exporter family protein has product MSSLIINIICVYLASVGFGLIVNLPHKALNAAGLDGVLGWLVYYVLMQTTGEIGSANFFGGLVIGLCSIVLARMKKMPAILFDVPGLVPLVPGGQAYNAIKNFAMGNYTEAFNYLAQVVWIAGAIALGFIVAELCLKIDVKIRRVTRAKRISKR; this is encoded by the coding sequence ATGAGTAGTTTGATCATAAATATTATCTGTGTTTATCTTGCCTCAGTGGGGTTTGGCTTAATTGTCAATTTGCCACACAAAGCATTAAATGCTGCTGGTTTAGACGGAGTGCTTGGTTGGCTGGTTTACTATGTCTTGATGCAGACTACCGGCGAAATTGGTTCGGCGAACTTTTTTGGCGGTTTAGTAATTGGATTATGTTCGATAGTTCTGGCTAGAATGAAAAAGATGCCAGCAATTTTATTTGACGTTCCTGGATTAGTTCCATTAGTTCCTGGAGGACAAGCCTATAATGCAATTAAAAACTTTGCGATGGGCAACTATACTGAAGCATTTAATTATTTGGCTCAGGTGGTTTGGATTGCAGGGGCAATTGCCTTGGGATTTATAGTTGCTGAGCTTTGTTTGAAGATTGATGTTAAGATTCGCAGGGTGACTAGAGCCAAGCGGATTTCAAAAAGATAA
- a CDS encoding tagatose 1,6-diphosphate aldolase produces the protein MTKYMSKGKYARMNKLVNDHGVIDALALDQRGSLVKATKKAAEDAGKLWSMDMVYDFKETVSEVLSPLSSAILLDEQMGFKGIEAKSEDTGLIMSYEKTGYDADTPGRLPSLISEQSAQIMIDNGADALKVLIYYNPNDPDEINDQKRAFAERYGTEAMAAEVPTFFEIVTYDDRLASDSLEFAKLKPELVLKSMKEFTQDKYHIDVLKMEVPFNPKFIKEWNADLDEAAYSEAEAQGYLKQLGEEATRPFIFLSAGVPMDTFQRELKLAGDAKVPFTGVLSGRATWIDGINIFVKDGRDALVDWLKNRGTKNVTGLTEILNQTAIAWYDVYGGKDNIEVVDVSNLK, from the coding sequence ATGACAAAGTACATGTCAAAAGGAAAATACGCAAGAATGAATAAGCTGGTTAATGACCACGGGGTAATTGATGCTCTGGCTTTGGACCAACGCGGTTCATTAGTTAAGGCAACAAAAAAAGCTGCTGAGGATGCTGGCAAGCTTTGGTCAATGGATATGGTTTATGATTTTAAGGAAACCGTTTCTGAAGTTTTAAGTCCATTAAGCTCTGCAATTTTGCTGGACGAACAAATGGGATTCAAAGGAATTGAAGCAAAGTCTGAGGACACTGGATTAATTATGTCGTACGAAAAGACTGGTTACGATGCAGACACACCAGGAAGATTACCTTCATTGATTTCGGAACAATCAGCACAGATTATGATTGATAACGGTGCGGATGCTTTAAAAGTTTTGATTTACTACAATCCAAATGATCCTGATGAGATCAATGATCAAAAGAGGGCATTTGCAGAACGTTATGGTACAGAGGCGATGGCTGCCGAAGTTCCAACCTTCTTTGAAATCGTTACTTATGATGATCGCCTTGCATCCGATTCACTTGAATTCGCTAAGTTAAAGCCAGAGCTAGTTTTGAAGTCAATGAAGGAATTTACTCAGGACAAATACCACATTGACGTTTTGAAGATGGAAGTACCATTCAATCCTAAGTTCATCAAGGAATGGAATGCTGATCTTGATGAGGCTGCTTATTCTGAAGCAGAAGCTCAGGGATACTTGAAACAACTAGGTGAAGAGGCAACACGACCATTCATCTTCTTAAGTGCGGGTGTGCCTATGGATACCTTCCAAAGAGAATTGAAGCTGGCAGGGGATGCTAAGGTGCCATTTACTGGTGTTCTAAGTGGTCGGGCAACCTGGATTGACGGAATCAATATTTTTGTTAAGGATGGCCGTGACGCGCTTGTTGACTGGTTGAAGAACCGTGGTACTAAGAACGTGACTGGTTTGACAGAAATTCTTAACCAAACTGCTATTGCTTGGTATGATGTTTACGGCGGTAAGGATAACATCGAGGTAGTGGATGTCTCGAATTTGAAATAG
- a CDS encoding DUF1003 domain-containing protein has protein sequence MEQEQFVTCIVDNQSHPITDGRLLRELDPAVRNLVKGEFPDAKVTDFICDHHLLKYQLLRVDGLINSDVKQTNKINRRLTKAMQSDDYDIIDVNDTLNKSLTFGQRVSDSVARFGGSWGFILIFVFVLIAWMLVNGLSLFGIHFDSYPFILLNLALSCIAAIQAPIIMMSQNRAADRDRMNSENDYHVNLKSEHELRILHAKLDNLTQNQIPHTLEIQKLEIEILGQIRSELDSLQRNQNS, from the coding sequence ATGGAACAAGAACAATTTGTAACGTGCATTGTTGATAATCAGTCCCATCCAATTACAGATGGACGGCTGCTGAGAGAACTGGACCCAGCTGTGCGCAATTTAGTGAAGGGGGAATTTCCTGACGCTAAAGTCACCGACTTTATTTGTGATCATCATCTATTGAAATACCAATTGTTACGGGTAGATGGGTTGATCAATTCAGATGTAAAGCAGACAAACAAAATTAATCGCCGGCTGACTAAAGCAATGCAAAGCGACGATTACGACATTATTGATGTTAACGATACCCTTAATAAGAGCCTAACGTTTGGCCAAAGAGTTTCAGACTCAGTGGCTAGGTTCGGTGGAAGTTGGGGATTTATTCTGATTTTTGTTTTTGTTCTGATTGCGTGGATGTTAGTTAACGGCCTTAGTCTTTTTGGAATCCATTTTGATTCGTATCCATTTATCTTGCTTAATTTAGCGTTGAGCTGTATTGCAGCCATTCAAGCTCCCATCATTATGATGAGTCAAAACCGAGCTGCAGATCGTGACCGGATGAATTCGGAAAATGATTACCACGTTAATTTGAAATCAGAGCATGAGTTACGAATCTTGCATGCCAAGTTAGATAACTTAACTCAGAACCAAATTCCCCACACTTTGGAAATTCAAAAGTTAGAAATTGAGATTTTAGGCCAAATTAGAAGCGAACTAGATTCTCTCCAAAGAAATCAGAATTCATAA
- a CDS encoding PadR family transcriptional regulator, which translates to MAIQITSELLDGSVLSLLSQDDYYGYSLTQKVQEYLPVSESTMYPVLRRLTKNNYLETYDEPYQGRNRRYYRITDDGKAKFAEIKDEWQIFKEQVDQLLGGSDQHE; encoded by the coding sequence ATGGCAATCCAAATAACGTCCGAATTATTAGATGGCAGCGTCTTGTCCTTGTTAAGTCAAGATGATTACTATGGTTATTCATTGACGCAGAAGGTTCAAGAGTACCTACCGGTGTCTGAGTCAACAATGTACCCGGTACTAAGAAGACTGACCAAAAATAATTACTTAGAAACTTATGATGAGCCTTACCAAGGACGTAATCGTCGTTACTATCGAATTACTGATGACGGTAAAGCGAAGTTTGCTGAAATTAAGGATGAATGGCAAATCTTTAAAGAACAGGTCGATCAATTATTAGGAGGAAGTGATCAACATGAATAA
- a CDS encoding GNAT family N-acetyltransferase has product MIDKFTVGTTLVRPMEVRDFERINELRSDSQIAKGTGLNLVSSEYSVPTFTRELQLSDTYAIVVDEQVQGAIILNEVVGEFGDVDKSRKELSYYLNPVLWSRGIMTQTLGELFKRIGETQTETVQAEVFSENVKSTALLHRLGFTKLATLVDPFALKEKVIYELSLQKK; this is encoded by the coding sequence TTGATCGATAAATTTACGGTGGGAACAACCTTAGTCAGGCCAATGGAAGTAAGGGATTTTGAGCGAATCAATGAGTTGAGAAGCGATTCTCAGATAGCAAAAGGCACTGGCTTGAATTTGGTAAGTAGTGAATACTCAGTTCCTACGTTTACCAGGGAATTGCAACTGTCTGATACCTACGCGATTGTTGTTGATGAACAGGTTCAAGGAGCGATAATATTGAATGAAGTCGTGGGTGAGTTTGGTGATGTTGATAAAAGCCGCAAGGAGTTGAGTTATTATTTGAACCCAGTATTGTGGTCTCGTGGCATTATGACCCAGACCTTGGGTGAATTGTTTAAAAGAATTGGTGAAACACAAACTGAAACCGTTCAGGCTGAAGTGTTTTCAGAAAATGTTAAGTCAACTGCACTTCTTCATAGACTGGGGTTCACAAAATTAGCCACCTTGGTTGATCCATTTGCTCTGAAAGAAAAGGTGATTTATGAGCTATCATTACAGAAAAAGTAA